The region CACTACTCCGAGTTGAAGGCAGCTGCGAAGAAGGCGTCGAGCACTACAGCCTCCTCACCAGCGCCTCGACGTCCTCCAGCCTGAACCTGCGGGCGCGCTGCCCGACCTTGTACGAGGGCAGCTCGCCGCTCTTCACGCGCCGCCACAGTGTCGACTTGCCGATGGAGAGGTGCTGGGCCGCCTCCTTGACAGTGAGGAGCCGATCCGAGGGCAACGGCTGGGTCGCGGGTCCGTCCGTCATGTGGGTGCGCTTCGCCGCCTCGCTGGTCAGGTCCTTCAGCGTGCGTTCAAGGTTCACGCGGAGCGAGCCTTCGAGTTCCTTCCCCACGGTGTACTGGATAAGATTGACGATGGTCGGGTCGATGGCCCGCGCCACCGACCGCTTCACAGCCTCGGAGACGGCGGGTTCCAGGGCGCGGGCGAGCGCTTTGATGATGTAAGAATCGAGATCGTCGCGCATGAAGCCTCCTTGTCGTCGTCATCGAGCCCGACGTCCGGGTGTGCCGGGCGGCGAGGACGACTGCGATTGTGGACGAGGCAACTGAGCGGCGTCTACGGGGTCACGGGGCTACGTGATCGCGGGTCGGCGAGAGCCGCAAGAGGCGAGGGTTTTCGGGGTGGGAGCTGAGTGGACTGCAGCAAACCGAGGCTCGGCCAATCAGCAGCCACCGTACGGGTTCGATCCGCCGCAGCACATGGCGCCCGGGTGGTCCGGATCGGCGCCGTCCCCGCCGCAGTCGTACCAGCCGTCGGTCTCGCCGGTCCAGCCGCAGGTGCAGCCCGGATCGTTCTCGTCACTGCAATCGAGCCCAATCGCGCTGTCGAAGTCCCAGAAGTATAAGACGCTGCCCACGCAGCAGCCTGTGTCGCCGTGTGCGTCGTCGCACGTCTCGGGCTCTGGAGCATCCAGGCATTCGGTGTCGACGTCGGCATCCCCACCGCCGCTGCCGTCACCGCACGCCGCCATCCCGAACACCGCGCCGCAGAGCGCGAGCCAAACGACCAGCGTATTGAGCCGCATGTGAATCCCCCTGGTTTGTGGACGACAGAACCAGGATAGACGCGGTCGGCGATTATCGCAACGGCAGGGGCTCTACTTCTGCCAGGGACCGCCTGCCGGCCAGGCGGCGTTCCACGTTTCGCCGGTCGCAGCGGCGGCCAGAGGAATGGCCGCGAAGCGGACGATCTGTTCGATCGCGTCGAAGAGGTCGACGACGTCGGGGTCGCCAACCTTGCGTATGAACGCTTTCCACTGTGTGCGCTTGGTCGGGTCTTCGGCAAAGGCCGCGGTCAGCGCCACGGGGAGCCCTTCGGGCAGCGGCGTCTTCCTCCGCGCAAACGTCGCGCGCACGGCCCGCACGAGCACCTCTCCCTCGAACTCCAGCATCCGCGACATGGCCACGAGGTCGTAGAAGTCCTTCATGCGGCTGTTCGCGAGCCCCAGCTTGACCATCGCCTCCAGCTTCTCGGCCACGGCCGTCTCCCGTGGGTACGCGCGCAGCCTCGGTGCCGGGAAGTCGAGGAGCGTCGGGAGCTCGAGCACGGTTGCCGGGGGCGTGATCGCGTCCCCGAAGCCCACGTCGATCTGGAGGTGTGCGGTGGCGGCCTCGACGTGTGCGACGAGCGTCACGCGGATCCCGCCGTACTCCTGGTCCTCGCGGATCGGGCCGACTTCGAGCGACCCTGCGTCGAAGACCACGCCGTCATCGCCGACGTCGAGCGCGAGCACCTCGCTGAAGATTTCGCGTAGGCGCTCCTCGCTCGCCTCGCCGGAGCCCAGGAGATCGATGTCCCGAGTCGAGCGATGGGGTTGCCCGGTCCACAGGGTGAACAGGGTCGCGCCCTTGAGCGCGAACTGCGTCCCGTGCCCGGAACCCGAGAGCCGGTAGAGCAGGCGCTCATTGGCGTAGCGCACAAGCACGAGCTGGAAGTCCTCACCGCGCTCCCGAGCGAGGCGGAGGAGGCGCGCTCTCACGGAGGCGGCGATATGCGTCGGGGGTTTGGTCAAACGAGCGCCTCCAGGTACGGCCGCAGGATCGCGTACACGCGGTCGGCGCGGGCAGCTTCGATAATGGCGCTCGTGCCGTCGCGGTGTTTTCGAAGATAGTCGCGCAGAGCCTGAAGCGCCACTTCCAGACCCACACGACGTCGGTAGCGGAAGCAGTCCGCGACGGTTTTGGCAGGCGTGGTGAGGCACACCTGCACGCCTTCGATCTTGCGGACCATGACACCGTGCTCGCGTGCGACTCCGCTGGCGCGCACCACCTCAAGTACCGGGTACGCGATCTTCGGCAGGCGGGCGTGGCGATCGATCATCACCCAGACCGCGTGGGGCAGCTCGGTGGTCAGCCCGTGCACCTGGAGCGCGCTGAGGAGGCAGACGATGGCGTGGGGGACTCGTTTGCCGACCTCGGCCAGGGTGTGGTGTTCCGTGACCGTGGCATTGACCAGGCCGTAGAGCCCCCGATCGACACGTTCGAGAAGGCCGCGCTCGCAGAGGCGGAACAGGTAGGCGCGCGGGATGCCGGCGGCGTCGAGATCCCGGGCGCGCACGGGCCCCTTGCGGGCGAGCCGGAGGAGGGCATCGGTCTTGTTCGCCTTGGTCCTCATGATACGTAATGACTGTCCGCAATTATACGGACAGACGTTATGTATCATATGTTCAGGGAGAACGCGAGCCCGAACTGTAGCGCGCCGCTGAATAACCCGCCCTCTCGGTCGGTCCGGGCGACCCCGTTGATGGGAACGCCCTACTTCTTCTTGTCCTTGTCCTCGACGAGCTCCTCGATCACGTTCAGCACGAGCAGTACGATCTGCGCGAGCAGGCCCC is a window of Pseudomonadota bacterium DNA encoding:
- a CDS encoding excisionase family DNA-binding protein — translated: MRDDLDSYIIKALARALEPAVSEAVKRSVARAIDPTIVNLIQYTVGKELEGSLRVNLERTLKDLTSEAAKRTHMTDGPATQPLPSDRLLTVKEAAQHLSIGKSTLWRRVKSGELPSYKVGQRARRFRLEDVEALVRRL
- a CDS encoding nucleotidyl transferase AbiEii/AbiGii toxin family protein produces the protein MRARLLRLARERGEDFQLVLVRYANERLLYRLSGSGHGTQFALKGATLFTLWTGQPHRSTRDIDLLGSGEASEERLREIFSEVLALDVGDDGVVFDAGSLEVGPIREDQEYGGIRVTLVAHVEAATAHLQIDVGFGDAITPPATVLELPTLLDFPAPRLRAYPRETAVAEKLEAMVKLGLANSRMKDFYDLVAMSRMLEFEGEVLVRAVRATFARRKTPLPEGLPVALTAAFAEDPTKRTQWKAFIRKVGDPDVVDLFDAIEQIVRFAAIPLAAAATGETWNAAWPAGGPWQK
- a CDS encoding type IV toxin-antitoxin system AbiEi family antitoxin domain-containing protein, producing MRTKANKTDALLRLARKGPVRARDLDAAGIPRAYLFRLCERGLLERVDRGLYGLVNATVTEHHTLAEVGKRVPHAIVCLLSALQVHGLTTELPHAVWVMIDRHARLPKIAYPVLEVVRASGVAREHGVMVRKIEGVQVCLTTPAKTVADCFRYRRRVGLEVALQALRDYLRKHRDGTSAIIEAARADRVYAILRPYLEALV